In the Oxyura jamaicensis isolate SHBP4307 breed ruddy duck chromosome 18, BPBGC_Ojam_1.0, whole genome shotgun sequence genome, one interval contains:
- the MFSD11 gene encoding UNC93-like protein MFSD11, with amino-acid sequence MTPESKKLFNILILGFSFMFIFMAFQTCGNIAQTVITNLNSTDFHGSGYTSMSIIYGVFSASNLFSPSVVAIVGPQLSMVVSGLFYSLYIAVFIQPSTWSFYTASVFIGIAAAVLWTAQGNCLTVNSDENSIGRNSGVFWALLQSSLFFGNLYIYFAWQGKTYITESDRRTVFIALTVISLVGTVLFFLIRKQEDSKAPGEADSTNEIPGDSSSAQNKMTRAVDAFKKSVKLSFTKEILLLSVTTAYTGLELTFFSGVYGTCIGAVNRFGGEEKSLIGLSGIFIGVGEILGGGIFGLLSKNNRFGRNPVVMLGIIIHCIAFYLIFLNMPNDAPIAPMEGTDGIAYMIPSKEVAIFCSFLLGLGDSCFNTQLLSILGFLYSEDSAPAFAIFKFVQSICAAVAYFYSNYFLLQWQLLIMVVVGFFGTITFFTVEWKAAALRVRGSEYSSI; translated from the exons TGAATcaaaaaaacttttcaacaTACTTATTTTGGGATTCTcgtttatgtttatatttatggCTTTTCAAACATGTGGAAACATTGCG CAAACTGTTATAACAAATTTAAACAGCACAGATTTTCATGGTAGCGGCTACACAAG CATGTCCATTATTTATGGAGTATTCTCAGCATCAAACCTTTTCTCACCTTCAGTGGTTGCAATAGTGGGACCTCAACTCTCCATGGTTGTCAGTGGCCTATTTTATag CTTGTACATTGCAGTTTTTATCCAACCTTCTACGTGGAGTTTCTacactgcttctgtttttattggCATTGCAGCTGCTG TACTAtggacagcacagggaaattGCTTGACTGTGAATTCTGATGAAAACAGCATTGGAAGGAACAGTGGAGTATTTTGGGCACTCTTACAGTCCAG CTTGTTTTTTGGAAACCTCTACATATACTTTGCTTGGCAAGGGAAAACTTACATCACAG AGAGCGATCGCAGAACTGTCTTCATTGCGCTGACTGTTATCAGTCTTGTGGGCACAGTTCTCTTCTTTCTGATTAGGAAACAAGAGGACTCAAAAGCTCCAGGGGAGGCAGATTCTACTAATGAAATCCCAGGGGACAGCTC GTctgcacaaaacaaaatgacGAGAGCAGTGGATGCCTTTA AGAAATCTGTAAAGCTAAGCTTCACCAAGGAGATTCTGCTTCTCAGTGTTACAACAGCCTACACAG GTCTGGAATTAACATTCTTTTCTGGAGTATATGGAACATGTATTGGTGCTGTGAATAGGTTTGGTGGTGAAGAGAAAAGCCTTATTGGTCTCTCTGGTATTTTTATTGGAGTTGGAGAAATTTTAG GTGGAGGAATCTTTGGTTTACTAAGCAAGAACAATCGCTTTGGCAGGAACCCTGTTGTGATGCTAGGCATCATTATTCATTGCATAgccttttatttaatttttttaaacatgccaAATGATGCCCCTATTGCTCCCATGGAAGGAACAGATGGCATTGCTTATATGATTCCAAG caaagaGGTGGCCAtattctgcagctttctgttgGGCCTGGGAGACAGCTGCTTTAATACCCAACTCCTCAGCATTTTAGGATTCCTGTATTCTGAAGACAGTGCTCCTGCCTTTGCCATCTTTAAGTTTGTTCAG tcCATCTGTGCTGCAGTTGCATATTTCTACAGCAACTACTTCCTTCTGCAGTGGCAACTCCTCATCATGGTGGTTGTGGGCTTCTTCGGAACAATCACCTTCTTTACAGTGGAATGGAAAGCAGCGGCTCTTCGTGTCCGTGGCTCTGAGTACAGCAGCATTTGA